The region aatgtttttaaaatcgCACATTTATGTAAGACCTCAACATTGCAAAGAACATGAAACtagtttggaaaaaaagtttgtcaaaatgtaataaaacacaACTGTGTAATGCTAGTGAGGTACTGTATGTTATGTAGTGGAGGTACTTGTACTGGGTTTGGAGGATGCAGACTGATCATCTGACGCCTTTGTAAGGTTTTTAGCAGAGGCATCTTGAGCTATGAAAAACAGAACAATATAATTATAGAACTATCcaagcaaaatgaaaacaaacaaatggtGCTTAACTACCTGGTTGTTTCTGATGCTCAAGCTGAGCTTCTGGATGGTCCACCCATAAAAAATGATCCGGGTTGTTCAGTAACGTCTTGCTTTGCTTACAACTGAGACACCGCAGCACAGTGGAACCAGTCTTGCCTTTTTTTCCTAGTGAGACACAGTCAAGAATCACAGGAAAGTAAATGATTCCAACGGAAATGACTATGGCTGACAGAATACACTATATTAACTTACTTCGTTGTCTGACTGTTGCTGTTACACCCGGGATGAGTAATGAGCAACACTTCTTGCATAATGTTCTTTTCACTGATGGGTCCCTGCAATAAAATTACTTTAGTGTAGTAATACGCTTCAGTACAATATTTGCATTTACTAAAATAATAAGGCTCACTTGTGTAATGCTGCATATTTAAATTTCATTATTCCATCAAAACTGAacactgttatatttgtaatggcacatttttttcttgtattggaTTACATGagattgtgcaggtgttccTGGCTGTGTCAGGATCGTAACAACGAAACACATGGTCTAAGAGGAAACGACGTCATTCGCAATTgctctttcaaaataaaactcgCCTCGATATACACATTGTTACTTTTGGGCCA is a window of Doryrhamphus excisus isolate RoL2022-K1 chromosome 5, RoL_Dexc_1.0, whole genome shotgun sequence DNA encoding:
- the rpp21 gene encoding ribonuclease P protein subunit p21 codes for the protein MAKHVKDKEAHLRLNYLYQAAHCVLAQNPENVELARFYSFTQRTIARRLVLRQDPSVKRTLCKKCCSLLIPGVTATVRQRRKKGKTGSTVLRCLSCKQSKTLLNNPDHFLWVDHPEAQLEHQKQPAQDASAKNLTKASDDQSASSKPSTSTSTT